A stretch of Bacillus pseudomycoides DNA encodes these proteins:
- a CDS encoding M4 family metallopeptidase, which yields MKKQVVSSALALSVIVGGFGAFGATKTQAEEQQIQYHQEFKTPAYIGEEWKAPEGLDKKETVFQYLESKKDMFKLAGNIDKHFNIVGEEKDAESGTTHVKLVEKHNNIPVYGSDQTVTLDKDNNVKAFFGQVIPNLEDKNIPATASITDEQAVNVAKADIEKEIGKVDKYDGVKKDLYVYEKDGQYYLSYLVKASVSKPAPGYWHYFVDATNGNVIEKYNAIDHITGFGYGVLGNKQSFEIAQDEKTGAFNLFDGKRGNGVHTFDAQNMDENWFNLFSQWLGYTGEEVESKSKFFEDKAAVDAHVNAGKVYDYYKKVFTRNSFDNQGAKLISTVHVGENWNNAAWNGVQMMYGDGDGKTFIPLSAGLDVIAHELTHAVTEHTANLVYKDESGALNESLSDIFGAMVDRDDWELGEDIYTPGKPGDALRSLSNPASIKNPLKPTEGYPDHYDKRYKGTADNGGVHINSSINNKAAYLVSEGGTHYGVKVNGVGREATEKIYYRALSKYLTANSNFKMMRQAALQAAEDLYGKNSKEVQAVTKAYDAVGVK from the coding sequence TTGAAAAAGCAAGTCGTTTCATCAGCATTAGCTTTATCCGTTATTGTTGGAGGTTTTGGAGCATTTGGAGCAACAAAAACACAAGCGGAAGAACAGCAAATTCAATATCACCAAGAATTTAAAACACCAGCTTACATAGGTGAGGAATGGAAAGCGCCAGAAGGATTAGATAAAAAAGAAACAGTATTTCAGTATTTAGAAAGTAAGAAAGACATGTTTAAATTAGCAGGAAATATTGATAAACATTTTAACATTGTTGGGGAAGAAAAAGATGCTGAATCAGGTACAACACATGTGAAGTTGGTAGAGAAGCATAATAATATTCCTGTGTATGGATCAGATCAAACAGTTACACTTGATAAAGACAATAATGTAAAGGCGTTCTTCGGGCAAGTTATCCCGAATTTAGAAGATAAAAATATCCCAGCTACAGCAAGCATTACTGATGAGCAAGCGGTAAATGTTGCAAAAGCTGATATTGAGAAAGAAATCGGTAAGGTAGATAAATATGATGGTGTGAAAAAGGATTTATATGTGTATGAAAAGGATGGACAATATTATCTTTCATACCTTGTAAAAGCATCTGTTTCAAAACCAGCTCCAGGTTACTGGCATTACTTTGTTGATGCAACGAATGGAAATGTAATTGAGAAATATAATGCAATCGATCATATTACTGGTTTTGGATACGGTGTATTAGGAAACAAACAATCATTTGAAATTGCTCAAGATGAAAAAACGGGAGCATTTAACTTGTTTGATGGCAAACGTGGAAATGGTGTTCATACGTTTGATGCACAAAATATGGATGAGAACTGGTTTAATCTCTTCTCACAATGGCTTGGATATACAGGTGAAGAAGTAGAAAGTAAATCAAAATTCTTTGAAGATAAAGCGGCTGTTGACGCACATGTAAATGCAGGAAAAGTATATGACTATTATAAAAAGGTATTTACTCGAAATTCTTTTGATAATCAAGGTGCGAAGTTAATTTCTACTGTTCACGTAGGCGAGAATTGGAATAACGCTGCGTGGAACGGTGTGCAAATGATGTATGGTGATGGAGATGGAAAAACATTTATTCCATTGTCTGCAGGCTTAGATGTTATTGCCCATGAGTTAACACATGCTGTAACAGAGCACACAGCAAATTTAGTGTATAAAGATGAGTCTGGTGCATTAAACGAATCGTTATCGGATATTTTCGGTGCGATGGTAGACCGTGATGATTGGGAGCTTGGAGAAGATATTTATACACCGGGTAAACCAGGAGATGCGCTGCGTTCCTTAAGTAACCCTGCTTCTATTAAAAATCCATTAAAACCAACTGAAGGTTATCCGGATCATTATGACAAACGTTATAAAGGAACAGCTGATAATGGCGGTGTTCATATTAACAGTAGTATCAATAATAAAGCAGCATATTTAGTGTCTGAAGGTGGCACTCATTACGGTGTGAAAGTAAATGGTGTTGGACGCGAAGCTACAGAAAAAATTTACTACCGTGCTCTTTCCAAATATTTAACTGCAAACTCTAACTTTAAAATGATGCGCCAAGCTGCACTTCAAGCTGCAGAAGATTTATATGGTAAAAACTCTAAAGAAGTACAAGCTGTAACGAAGGCTTATGATGCAGTTGGTGTAAAATAG
- a CDS encoding Dps family protein — protein sequence MNTQVIEVLNKQVADWNVLFIKLHNFHWYVKGPQFFTLHEKFEQFYTEAAGHIDEIAERILAISGKPVATMKEYLELSSVQEAAYGETAEGMVEAIMKDYEMMLGELKKGMAIAQDADDETTSDLLLGIYTELEKHAWMLRAFLNQ from the coding sequence ATGAACACACAAGTAATCGAAGTATTAAACAAACAAGTAGCAGACTGGAACGTATTATTTATAAAACTGCACAACTTCCATTGGTATGTAAAAGGACCTCAATTCTTTACACTACATGAGAAATTCGAACAATTTTATACAGAAGCAGCTGGACACATCGATGAAATTGCAGAACGTATTTTAGCAATTAGCGGTAAACCAGTAGCAACAATGAAAGAATACTTAGAACTATCTTCTGTTCAAGAAGCGGCTTATGGAGAGACTGCCGAAGGGATGGTCGAAGCAATTATGAAAGACTACGAAATGATGTTAGGCGAACTGAAAAAAGGGATGGCAATCGCACAAGACGCTGACGATGAAACAACATCTGACTTACTACTAGGTATCTACACCGAATTAGAAAAACACGCTTGGATGCTACGTGCGTTCTTGAATCAATAA
- a CDS encoding bifunctional 2-polyprenyl-6-hydroxyphenol methylase/3-demethylubiquinol 3-O-methyltransferase UbiG yields MNQQQLSTINKKSWSAAAYEAWTNRHGTPKEYAKKLMQDPTLEVAYYLPYIQNLQGKRIINLLGSKGNKAVAFALLGANVTVVDISKSNAKYATELADAAEVSIEYIVSDVLEITPSQSFDVVLLELGVLHYFLDLKPLFKLISRLLKDGGTFILRDYHPLYTKLLAIDDQKFKVNGDYFSEEVIEDNVAYSILLNKTQQETLPKTMIRRWTLGEIITEVAGANLHIEKLIEEHGPHQRWVFPSSAPKEIEERIPGLYTLIATTACKKGSLHG; encoded by the coding sequence TTGAATCAACAACAATTAAGCACAATAAATAAAAAAAGCTGGAGCGCTGCCGCCTATGAAGCATGGACGAATCGACATGGCACTCCAAAAGAATACGCAAAGAAACTTATGCAAGATCCTACTCTTGAAGTAGCCTACTACTTACCTTACATACAAAACCTACAAGGAAAACGGATCATCAATTTACTTGGCTCTAAAGGAAATAAAGCTGTAGCATTCGCATTATTAGGTGCCAACGTAACCGTTGTAGATATTTCTAAAAGCAATGCCAAATATGCAACTGAACTAGCAGATGCTGCGGAAGTATCTATTGAATATATCGTTTCAGATGTACTAGAAATAACACCTTCTCAATCATTTGATGTTGTATTGCTAGAACTCGGTGTACTTCATTACTTTTTAGATCTCAAACCACTTTTCAAATTAATCTCAAGGCTTCTAAAAGACGGTGGTACTTTTATACTTCGTGACTATCATCCCCTTTATACAAAGTTATTAGCGATAGATGATCAAAAGTTTAAGGTAAACGGAGATTATTTCTCTGAAGAAGTAATTGAGGATAACGTTGCTTATAGCATTCTACTTAATAAAACGCAGCAAGAAACACTCCCTAAAACGATGATTCGCCGCTGGACGTTAGGAGAAATTATTACAGAAGTTGCGGGAGCAAACCTGCATATTGAAAAGCTCATTGAAGAGCATGGCCCACACCAACGCTGGGTCTTTCCTTCTTCTGCTCCAAAAGAAATTGAAGAGCGTATCCCAGGGCTTTACACGTTAATTGCGACAACAGCATGCAAAAAAGGATCCCTTCACGGATAG
- a CDS encoding MarR family transcriptional regulator yields the protein MKAEERLGLLVWFRLSRFYNKSIRETNQHLKEWGLSAAQFDVLAQIGGQDRLTQQELGKKLFVTKGNITQLLNKMEQLDWIKREQEGTTKYLSLTEEGKALYEETVPPQESFQAEQFNKLNHNEQKHLLELLRKLQ from the coding sequence ATGAAAGCAGAAGAAAGACTCGGATTGTTAGTATGGTTTCGTTTATCACGCTTTTATAACAAGAGCATTCGTGAGACAAATCAACATTTGAAAGAGTGGGGGTTATCTGCTGCACAGTTTGATGTGCTAGCTCAAATCGGAGGACAAGATCGATTAACGCAGCAGGAGCTTGGGAAAAAGCTATTTGTTACAAAAGGAAATATCACACAGCTTTTAAATAAGATGGAGCAGCTAGATTGGATTAAGCGAGAACAAGAAGGTACTACGAAGTATCTTTCGTTAACAGAAGAGGGAAAAGCTTTATATGAAGAAACTGTTCCGCCGCAAGAATCGTTTCAAGCAGAACAATTTAATAAATTAAATCATAATGAACAAAAACACTTACTAGAATTATTGCGAAAGCTACAATAA
- a CDS encoding pirin family protein: MFKKIDHKNMGRANHGWLNTHFHFSFADYYNPDNMHFGALRVINDDLVAAQTGFDMHPHRDMEIISYVVDGALTHQDSMGNRGTIERGHVQYMSAGTGVFHSEHNLGNETLRLLQIWILPDRAGHTPNYGEFKFDWNKRENTWFHMVSPVDGGAPIAIHQDANLYSLSLEAGKEISFPVSEGRQVYLVQIEGSGVVNGETLVMRDAAEAVEEDIRVQATEQSHYLAIEMKKQ, translated from the coding sequence ATGTTTAAAAAAATTGATCATAAAAATATGGGAAGAGCAAATCATGGCTGGTTAAATACGCATTTTCATTTTTCATTCGCAGATTACTATAACCCAGACAATATGCACTTCGGAGCACTTCGCGTTATTAATGATGATTTAGTAGCGGCACAAACAGGATTTGATATGCATCCGCATCGTGATATGGAGATTATTTCTTATGTTGTAGATGGAGCATTAACACACCAAGATAGCATGGGGAACCGCGGGACGATTGAACGTGGGCATGTTCAATATATGAGCGCTGGTACAGGTGTCTTTCATAGCGAACATAATTTAGGAAATGAGACATTACGTCTATTACAAATTTGGATTTTACCAGATCGTGCTGGTCACACACCAAACTATGGTGAGTTTAAATTTGATTGGAACAAGCGTGAAAATACATGGTTCCATATGGTGTCTCCAGTTGATGGCGGTGCACCAATTGCAATTCATCAAGATGCAAATTTATACTCTCTATCGTTAGAAGCAGGAAAAGAAATTAGTTTCCCTGTTAGCGAAGGGCGTCAAGTGTACCTTGTACAAATTGAGGGAAGCGGCGTAGTAAATGGTGAGACGCTTGTAATGCGTGATGCAGCGGAAGCAGTTGAAGAAGATATTCGTGTCCAAGCAACAGAACAATCGCATTATTTAGCGATTGAGATGAAAAAGCAATAA
- a CDS encoding ferritin, translating to MLSTKLHDALNDQMNFEFYSAHVYMAMAAYCTAESYDGFANFFLVQAEEERFHAMKLYNYINDRGERAIITGFENPNNKYESVLSAFEIALEHEREVTKRIYNLSDIAWDEREHATITFLKWFVDEQVEEEASFDSIIQKLKRITSDSNALFMLDAELEKRTFTPPAE from the coding sequence ATGTTATCTACAAAATTACACGACGCGCTTAATGATCAAATGAACTTTGAATTTTACTCTGCCCATGTTTATATGGCGATGGCTGCTTACTGCACAGCAGAAAGTTATGATGGATTTGCAAACTTTTTCCTTGTACAAGCAGAGGAAGAGCGTTTCCATGCAATGAAGCTTTACAATTATATTAATGACCGCGGAGAACGCGCTATTATTACTGGATTTGAAAATCCAAACAATAAATACGAGTCCGTTTTAAGCGCATTTGAAATCGCACTTGAGCATGAACGAGAAGTAACCAAACGTATTTATAATCTATCTGATATCGCTTGGGACGAGCGTGAACATGCTACAATTACGTTCTTAAAGTGGTTCGTTGACGAGCAAGTTGAAGAAGAGGCTTCTTTCGATAGCATCATCCAAAAACTAAAACGTATTACAAGTGATTCTAATGCGCTATTTATGTTAGATGCGGAATTGGAAAAACGTACATTTACTCCTCCTGCTGAGTAA
- a CDS encoding DUF3920 family protein, which translates to MELQFQNVYQQAGNWYVLDSEFPWDIQQVQHDVFSLIEKREIPVIFCDTCDTNGVLVKLGEEEEEFLFPLNGFYHKERQMIFVCMWEQYEQVLKTLLHEFRHSMQHENNVLYMEKEVYEARWIERDARAFAESKMNEYMRRNIN; encoded by the coding sequence ATGGAACTCCAGTTTCAAAACGTATATCAGCAAGCTGGGAATTGGTATGTGCTGGATTCAGAGTTTCCGTGGGATATTCAGCAGGTGCAGCATGATGTATTTTCATTAATTGAGAAGCGCGAAATTCCAGTTATTTTTTGCGATACGTGTGATACAAATGGTGTGCTTGTAAAATTAGGAGAAGAGGAAGAAGAATTTTTATTTCCATTAAATGGATTTTATCATAAAGAAAGACAAATGATTTTTGTTTGTATGTGGGAACAATATGAACAAGTGCTCAAAACTTTGCTACATGAATTTCGGCATTCTATGCAGCATGAAAACAATGTATTGTATATGGAAAAAGAAGTATATGAGGCACGTTGGATTGAAAGGGACGCTAGGGCATTTGCTGAAAGTAAAATGAATGAATATATGCGAAGGAATATAAACTAA
- a CDS encoding TIGR00730 family Rossman fold protein has product MRKVCVFAGSNLGERPEFKEQAIKLGEVLVQNNCELVYGGSCVGLMGEVANEVLRLGGRVTGVMPRGLFRGEIVHEGLTELIEVETMHERKAKMGELADAFIALPGGYGTFEELFEVVCWSQIGIHDKPVGLLNIKDFYGPILQMVDRAAEEGFMNPSNKELIVSATNADDLIQKMQNYKRPVMGNKWKQLS; this is encoded by the coding sequence ATGAGAAAGGTTTGTGTGTTTGCAGGCTCTAATTTAGGAGAGAGACCTGAATTTAAGGAACAAGCAATTAAGCTTGGGGAAGTGCTTGTTCAAAATAATTGTGAATTAGTATACGGGGGCTCATGTGTTGGTTTAATGGGAGAAGTAGCGAATGAAGTTCTTCGTTTAGGCGGACGTGTCACTGGTGTAATGCCTCGTGGTTTATTTCGTGGAGAGATTGTTCATGAAGGATTAACAGAATTAATTGAAGTAGAAACAATGCATGAACGTAAAGCAAAAATGGGAGAGCTAGCGGATGCATTTATCGCACTGCCAGGCGGCTATGGAACATTTGAAGAATTGTTTGAAGTAGTATGCTGGTCACAAATTGGGATTCATGATAAACCAGTTGGCTTATTAAATATTAAAGATTTTTACGGACCGATTCTGCAAATGGTTGATCGTGCAGCAGAAGAGGGATTTATGAATCCATCTAATAAAGAGTTAATTGTTTCAGCAACGAATGCCGATGATTTGATTCAGAAAATGCAAAATTATAAACGACCTGTTATGGGGAATAAGTGGAAGCAGTTATCATAA
- a CDS encoding TIGR04053 family radical SAM/SPASM domain-containing protein, with protein sequence MNYDKNPFIVIWEVTRACELKCLHCRAEAQYMRDPRELTFLEGKRLIDEIYEMNQPMLVFSGGDPLMREDIYELADYAVQKGLRVSMTPSATPNVTKEAIQKAKEVGLARWAFSVDGATAETHDRFRGVAGSFQLTMDAIQYLNELQIPVQINTTISKYNIHEVEEMAALVEKLGGVLWSVFFLVPTGRGSIDDMISPVEHELVFRKLYEIGKRASFDIKTTAAQHYRRVVMQQKHKEGKSKQRMCYEEALQNGLTGKIDGLGRAPKGVNDGNGFVFISHIGDVYPSGLLPIGAGNVREKRLRDIYRDSPIFQALRNPDRYKGKCGKCEYRYICGGSRSRAYAITGDYLESEPYCVYVPKALRRKI encoded by the coding sequence ATGAATTATGATAAAAATCCTTTTATTGTGATATGGGAAGTTACACGAGCGTGTGAATTAAAATGTTTGCATTGCCGAGCTGAAGCGCAGTATATGAGAGATCCAAGAGAATTGACTTTTCTTGAAGGGAAGAGATTAATTGATGAAATATATGAAATGAATCAGCCAATGCTAGTTTTTTCAGGCGGGGATCCGCTTATGAGAGAAGATATTTATGAGTTAGCAGATTATGCAGTGCAAAAAGGATTACGTGTTTCGATGACGCCGAGTGCAACTCCGAATGTAACGAAAGAGGCGATCCAAAAAGCAAAAGAGGTTGGACTTGCACGCTGGGCCTTTAGTGTAGATGGTGCTACAGCTGAGACACATGATCGTTTTCGCGGCGTGGCAGGGTCTTTTCAACTTACGATGGATGCGATTCAATATTTAAATGAGTTGCAGATCCCTGTACAAATTAATACAACTATTTCTAAGTATAATATTCATGAAGTAGAGGAGATGGCAGCGCTTGTTGAGAAATTAGGTGGTGTGCTATGGAGTGTATTTTTCCTTGTTCCAACTGGAAGGGGAAGTATAGATGATATGATTTCACCAGTAGAACATGAACTTGTATTTCGTAAATTATATGAAATAGGTAAAAGAGCTTCATTTGATATAAAGACAACAGCTGCTCAGCATTATCGGCGCGTTGTGATGCAGCAAAAACATAAGGAAGGAAAAAGCAAGCAAAGAATGTGTTATGAAGAGGCGCTCCAAAATGGTTTAACTGGAAAAATTGATGGTTTAGGACGAGCACCAAAAGGAGTCAATGACGGTAACGGTTTTGTTTTCATTTCACATATTGGCGATGTATATCCAAGTGGATTATTACCTATTGGAGCTGGAAATGTGAGAGAAAAACGTTTACGAGATATTTATCGGGACTCTCCAATTTTTCAAGCTTTGCGTAATCCAGATCGCTATAAAGGAAAATGCGGGAAGTGTGAATACCGCTATATATGTGGTGGTTCTCGTTCTAGAGCATATGCGATAACCGGTGATTATTTAGAGAGCGAGCCATATTGTGTATATGTACCGAAAGCTTTACGAAGAAAAATATGA
- a CDS encoding MazG-like family protein yields MNIAEFQRWVEEFYEKRSWSQYNSFIRLNFLTEEVGEVSRVVRAIEIGRDRPDEQAKQAEDLKMELKEELGDVLANLIILSQKYDLDLQDIMNAHVEKLSKRFQETN; encoded by the coding sequence ATGAATATAGCTGAATTTCAAAGATGGGTCGAGGAATTTTACGAAAAACGAAGCTGGTCACAGTATAATTCTTTTATTCGCCTAAATTTCTTAACGGAAGAAGTGGGAGAAGTTTCACGCGTTGTACGCGCGATTGAAATTGGACGCGATCGCCCAGATGAACAAGCAAAGCAAGCAGAAGACCTAAAGATGGAATTAAAAGAAGAACTTGGGGATGTACTTGCCAATCTCATTATTCTTTCTCAAAAATATGATTTAGACTTACAGGATATTATGAACGCACATGTCGAGAAACTTTCTAAACGTTTTCAAGAAACAAACTGA
- a CDS encoding metal-sulfur cluster assembly factor, protein MSQEFEEKLYANLEAVIDPELGVDIINLGLVYDVTADENNNAVITMTMTSIGCPMAGQIVSDVKKVLSTNVPEVNEIEVNVVWNPPWSKERMSRMAKIALGIRD, encoded by the coding sequence ATGTCGCAAGAATTCGAAGAGAAATTATATGCCAATTTAGAGGCTGTTATCGATCCTGAATTAGGCGTTGATATTATCAATCTTGGATTAGTATATGACGTAACAGCAGATGAAAATAATAATGCTGTTATTACAATGACGATGACTTCAATCGGTTGCCCTATGGCGGGACAGATCGTATCAGATGTCAAAAAAGTATTATCGACAAATGTACCAGAAGTAAATGAAATAGAGGTCAATGTGGTTTGGAATCCACCTTGGTCAAAAGAGCGTATGTCACGTATGGCGAAAATCGCACTAGGCATTCGTGATTAA
- a CDS encoding DUF418 domain-containing protein, with product MNQRIEVIDTIRGFSLFGIFLVNMLYFSSNSDSNYIIPFLDKGMESFINFFGTFNFIMLFSLLFGVSIVMLQQKIMRNNRSFLSIYFRRMSILIVFGLLHTIFLWSGDILLTYGIMGIILTLFINRKPKTLLVWGSIFFLIFIPSYYPKEKNNNVSIENAEYEKVERKIYEEGSYMDHVQFRMFDEYSKRKPTSELVEIFTDALGSGINLLPIFLFGMYIGKKRWLFKLAKHIRTIQKIWIISGSISFSVKILALITDYPILVMLNDSTVPLGIAIFYASSIILLSRYKKTTKLFQLMANIGKMSITNYLMQSFIATTIFYSYSFDLANKIGFFGAIILAIVIYTLQLTFSTYWLKTFYIGPVEYVWRFFTYWNPPSFKRT from the coding sequence ATGAATCAACGCATCGAAGTAATTGATACAATTCGTGGGTTTTCTCTCTTTGGTATTTTTTTAGTAAATATGCTGTACTTTTCAAGTAACTCTGATTCAAACTATATAATTCCCTTTCTAGACAAAGGTATGGAATCATTTATTAATTTTTTCGGGACCTTTAATTTTATTATGTTATTTTCATTGTTATTTGGAGTTAGCATCGTGATGTTGCAACAAAAAATAATGAGAAACAATCGCTCTTTTCTTTCAATCTACTTCCGCAGAATGAGTATACTTATAGTCTTCGGTCTCCTACATACGATTTTTTTATGGTCAGGCGATATTTTACTTACTTATGGAATAATGGGCATTATTTTAACACTGTTTATAAATCGAAAACCAAAAACATTACTTGTATGGGGAAGTATCTTCTTTCTTATCTTTATACCCAGTTACTATCCTAAAGAAAAGAATAACAACGTTTCAATTGAAAATGCTGAGTATGAAAAGGTAGAACGTAAAATATATGAAGAAGGTAGCTATATGGATCATGTACAATTTAGAATGTTTGATGAATATTCTAAAAGAAAACCAACAAGTGAACTTGTAGAGATATTTACAGATGCATTAGGCTCGGGAATTAATCTACTACCAATTTTCTTATTCGGTATGTACATTGGCAAAAAAAGGTGGCTATTTAAACTCGCTAAACATATACGAACCATACAAAAAATATGGATTATAAGTGGTAGCATTTCCTTTTCTGTAAAGATTTTAGCACTAATAACAGATTATCCTATATTGGTTATGTTAAACGACTCAACAGTTCCATTAGGTATTGCTATCTTTTATGCAAGTTCTATCATTCTGTTATCTCGCTATAAAAAAACGACAAAACTGTTTCAACTTATGGCGAATATCGGAAAGATGTCTATCACAAACTACCTCATGCAGTCATTCATCGCAACAACTATTTTTTATTCTTACTCATTTGATTTAGCTAACAAGATTGGCTTCTTCGGTGCGATAATTTTAGCAATCGTTATTTATACACTGCAACTAACCTTCAGTACATATTGGCTCAAAACATTCTATATAGGACCTGTTGAATATGTATGGAGATTCTTTACATACTGGAATCCCCCCTCCTTTAAACGAACATAG